The following coding sequences are from one Lolium rigidum isolate FL_2022 chromosome 6, APGP_CSIRO_Lrig_0.1, whole genome shotgun sequence window:
- the LOC124663777 gene encoding uncharacterized protein LOC124663777 produces the protein MQDLNANLYRKYTGLKKRKLLDEGSARELESDIKEMCQGMKEMEGEIHNLRSENNRLRDELLSKERQLAETRTLLVDTEHQLAEIQAHLADSEEQLAEARKTSVDDTKTKEFGTEISRLKLLLAEKNDTNNYTVPSGVIRNHTPVSRARTPESNNRLSNPNAIVQHGTFRDEARELECCRRNMRISGNGADESSSCVYQMLAESLVGMKFSLKNEMEGFSLCIYHEASGYNFTLTWLEQADGGEWAYKYSSLGTLEKIALEWMKMQDIRFSMTMCRVFFQRISGLIRQGRR, from the exons ATGCAGGACCTCAACGCCAACCTCTACCGGAAGTACACCGGCCTCAAG AAGCGAAAGCTGCTCGACGAGGGGTCGGCGAGGGAGCTGGAGTCCGACATCAAGGAGATGTGCCAAG GCATGAAGGAGATGGAAGGCGAGATCCACAACCTCCGGAGCGAGAACAACCGCCTCCGCGATGAGCT GCTCAGCAAGGAGCGGCAACTTGCCGAGACGCGGACACTGTTAGTTGACACGGAGCACCAGCTTGCGGAGATCCAGGCACATTTAGCTGACAGCGAGGAGCAGCTTGCGGAGGCCCGTAAAACTTCAGTCGATGACACTAAGA CAAAGGAGTTTGGAACTGAAATTTCGAGGCTTAAGCTTCTCCTTGCTGAAAAGAATGATACAAATAATTATACAGTTCCATCTGGAGTCATACGTAATCACACTCCAGTTTCACGTGCAAGGACACCAGAGTCGAACAACAGACTGTCCAATCCAAATGCCATTGTCCAGCATGGTACCTTTCGGGATGAAGCTAGAGAG CTGGAATGCTGTAGAAGAAATATGCGCATCTCAG GAAATGGGGCAGATGAAAGTTCTAGTTGTGTGTATCAGATGCTGGCTGAATCTTTAGTTGGCATGAAATTTTCATTGAAGAATGAAATGGAAGGGTTCTCACTTTGTATCTATCATGAAGCTAGTG GTTATAATTTCACCCTGACATGGTTAGAGCAAGCTGATGGCGGTGAATGGGCCTACAAATACTCTTCACTGGGCACACTGGAGAAAATCGCTTTGGAGTGGATGAAAATGCAGGACATAAGGTTCTCCATGACCATGTGCCGTGTATTCTTTCAGCGGATATCAGGTCTCATCAGACAAGGTCGACGATAG